From Saccharomyces kudriavzevii IFO 1802 strain IFO1802 genome assembly, chromosome: 13, a single genomic window includes:
- the GID8 gene encoding glucose-induced degradation complex subunit GID8 (similar to Saccharomyces cerevisiae GID8 (YMR135C); ancestral locus Anc_2.396) encodes MTISTLGNDSGKRSAGSKNGATDLTYGKKCFTREEWKEQVAKYSAMGELYANKTIHYPLKIQPNSIGGAEGEGFSTIQTTPIEPTLPRLLLNYFVSMAYEDSSVRMAKELGFIRNNKDIALFNDLYKIKERFHIKRLIKLGHINKAMDEINSIFGLEVLEETFNATRNDADRTEKQQQQQQFDIDGDLHFKLLLLNLIEMIRNHHQQKDVSGDSNDFILNLIEYSQKKLAVKASSNIKKMQELELAMTLLLFPLSDATIDNDSIKLPKSLQNLYSISLRSKIANLVNEKLLKFIHPKIQFEISHNNSKFSDLLNSDKKIITQNFTVYNNDLVNGSNGTKINHISSDQPINEKMASNEAASAGNPVWLKQRDGNVDTSSTATIFQNLENKNYWNQTSELLTSSDAKTKDSQQFNNYYSSEFPYEPRLTQIMKLWSWCENQLHHNQIGVPRVEN; translated from the coding sequence ATGACTATATCTACTCTTGGTAACGATTCCGGCAAGCGCAGTGCTGGCAGCAAGAATGGTGCGACGGACTTGACGTATGGGAAGAAGTGTTTCACCCGGGAGGAATGGAAGGAGCAGGTAGCCAAGTATTCGGCCATGGGCGAGCTATACGCGAACAAGACCATACATTATCCGCTGAAGATTCAGCCCAACAGTATCGGCGGCGCTGAGGGTGAGGGCTTCTCCACCATACAGACCACTCCGATAGAGCCCACCCTACCCCGGCTCCTGCTCAACTACTTTGTCTCCATGGCCTATGAAGATTCGAGCGTCAGAATGGCCAAGGAGCTCGGGTTCATACGCAACAACAAGGACATTGCGCTTTTCAATGACTTGTACAAGATCAAAGAGCGTTTCCATATCAAACGCCTGATCAAACTGGGTCACATCAACAAGGCAATGGACGAGATAAACTCGATCTTTGGGTTGGAGGTGCTGGAAGAGACTTTCAACGCCACGAGAAATGATGCGGATAGGACGGAgaaacagcagcagcagcagcaattTGATATAGATGGAGACCTGCATTTTAAATTGCTGCTGCTCAATTTGATCGAAATGATAAGGAACCATCATCAGCAAAAGGACGTGTCCGGAGATTCGAACGACTTTATACTCAATCTGATTGAGTATTCTCAGAAGAAACTTGCCGTGAAGGCCTCGTccaatatcaaaaaaatgcaagaaTTAGAGCTAGCGATGACTTTGTTACTTTTCCCTCTGTCTGATGCGACGATCGACAATGACAGCATTAAACTGCCCAAGTCCCTACAGAATCTGTACTCGATATCTTTAAGATCCAAGATAGCTAATTTGGTCAATGAGAAATTGCTAAAGTTTATTCATCCAAAGATTCAATTCGAGATCAGTCACAATAACTCCAAGTTCTCTGACCTGTTGAACTCCGATAAAAAGATTATTACACAGAACTTCACGGTGTACAACAACGATCTCGTCAATGGCTCGAACGGCACGAAGATAAATCACATTTCTTCCGACCAGCCAATCAACGAAAAAATGGCAAGCAACGAGGCCGCGAGTGCTGGTAATCCAGTTTGGCTGAAACAAAGGGACGGGAATGTTGATACAAGTTCAACCGCGacaattttccaaaacttagaaaataaaaactatTGGAACCAAACATCAGAATTGTTGACCTCTTCAGATGCGAAAACAAAAGACTCACAACAGTTTAACAACTACTATTCTTCTGAATTCCCCTATGAGCCAAGATTGACGCAAATAATGAAGTTGTGGTCCTGGTGTGAAAATCAACTTCATCACAACCAAATAGGTGTGCCCAGGGTGGAAAATTAA